The following proteins come from a genomic window of Anopheles ziemanni chromosome 3, idAnoZiCoDA_A2_x.2, whole genome shotgun sequence:
- the LOC131285186 gene encoding zinc finger protein 845-like — MYRNLKLHMLHKHTDIPRKKFPCDFEGCESLFATKQGLVKHQKRHDPGYTTPEPTTFVCETCGKTFSTSGALKKHSYIHTGNMPFHCGVCDKKYPTSYKLKEHTMRHQGIKNHTCPQCGLKKTTMHELRAHMKYHTKDKQFPCEFCEHVFLNQGNLKRHIRIVHRKIKSYNCTHCSQSFGKAETLKNHIMTHTGEKPHACTVCGKRFIQLVALRKHANVHVKNASRKMNRIHFSLSPIKLEDNPEGELRSDDESLHGSTIKCKLENPSGISGVIKESFSNNQASENEGDNKMVENESDPFAQTYSRADVQMKNSHEYHKHTYIHNGNMPFRCAVCNKGYPTAYKLKQHTSRQNCKPNNQTESETMVKLGDNANDPHFSGNESSDDPKLTVECKLESPECKSDAFEEHVLNENVSGEEDYGSDVDYFNNSTETEDDSHPGKQNSAKEGIVESLECQLCGKRFRNPIRFEGHLRTHQGLKPGLCKLCGKEFTTYHNLKMHMLHKHTEIPRKKYPCDFDGCESLFATKQGLIMHRRRHDPGYTTPEPKTFVCETCGKIFSSSGSLKTHLYTHNGNMPFPCTICDKKYPTAHTLKEHTMRHKGIKMHTCPQCGLKKTTMHELRVHMNYHTKEKQFPCEFCEHVFLNKGNLQRHIRIVHQKMKSYNCTHCSQSFGKAETLKHHIMTHTGEKPHACTVCGKRFIQLVALRKHANVHAKNERRMTNQSPSTE, encoded by the exons ATGTATCGCAACCTCAAACTGCATATGCTTCATAAACATACCGACATCCCTAGGAAGAAATTTCCTTGCGATTTTGAAGGTTGCGAATCACTATTTGCAACGAAACAAGGGCTGGTAAAGCACCAAAAGCGACACGATCCAGGCTATACTACGCCTGAACCAACAACATTTGTCTGCGAAACGTgtggcaaaacattttctaccAGTGGAGCTTTAAAG AAACATTCCTACATCCACACTGGGAATATGCCGTTTCACTGTGGGGTGTGCGATAAGAAGTATCCAACATCTTATAAGTTGAAAGAGCATACCATGCGGCACCAAGGAATAAAAAATCACACGTGTCCTCAATGTGGACTCAAGAAGACGACAATGCATGAGCTGAGAGCTCATATGAAGTATCACACGAAGGACAAACAATTTCCCTGTGAATTTTGCGAGCATGTCTTCTTAAATCAAG GCAATCTGAAAAGGCACATCAGAATCGTTCATCGGAAAATTAAATCGTACAACTGTACACACTGTAGTCAATCATTCGGAAAGGCAGAGACACTAAAAAATCACATCATGACTCATACTGGTGAAAAGCCGCACGCCTGTACGGTGTGTGGGAAGCGGTTCATTCAGCTAGTGGCCCTTCGTAAACATGCAAATGTACATGTCAAGAATGCAAGCCGTAAGATGAACCGCATC CATTTTTCACTGTCGCCGATAAAACTCGAAGACAACCCCGAGGGTGAATTACGTTCTGACGATGAATCACTTCACGGATCTACCATAAAGTGCAAGCTGGAGAATCCTTCCGGTATTTCGGGTGTGATCAAAGAAAGTTTCTCAAATAACCAAGCTTCTGAAAATGAAGGTGACAACAAAATGGTAGAAAATGAGAGTGACCCATTTGCTCAAACCTATAGTCGAGCAGATGTGCAGATGAAAAACTCCCATGAATATCAT AAACACACCTACATTCACAACGGCAATATGCCATTCCGCTGTGCAGTATGCAATAAGGGATATCCTACTGCTTACAAGCTGAAGCAACATACCAGTCGGCAAAATTGTAAACCCAATAATCAAACTGAATCGGAAACGATGGTAAAGCTTGGAGATAATGCCAACGATCCACACTTCTCCGGTAATGAATCGTCCGATGACCCAAAACTGACCGTAGAATGCAAGCTTGAAAGTCCAGAGTGCAAATCAGATGCATTTGAAGAACATGTCTTAAACGAGAACGTGTCCGGCGAAGAAGACTACGGTTCTGATGTGGATTATTTCAACAATTCGACAGAAACTGAGGATGACTCACACCCTGGAAAGCAAAATAGTGCAAAAGAAGGAATAGTAGAATCTCTTGAATGCCAGTTGTGTGGGAAAAGATTCCGTAATCCGATTCGTTTCGAAGGCCACCTAAGGACGCATCAAGGTCTAAAGCCAGGCCTATGCAAACTGTGTGGAAAGGAGTTTACCACGTATCACAATCTCAAAATGCATATGCTTCATAAACATACCGAGATCCCTAGGAAGAAATATCCTTGCGATTTTGATGGTTGCGAATCACTATTTGCAACGAAGCAAGGACTGATAATGCACCGAAGAAGGCACGATCCAGGCTATACTACGCCCGAACCAAAAACATTTGTCTGCGAAACGTGtggcaaaatattttcctccagTGGATCATTAAAG ACTCATTTATACACACACAACGGCAACATGCCGTTTCCTTGTACTATATGCGATAAAAAATATCCTACAGCCCACACACTAAAGGAGCATACTATGCGACACAAAGGCATAAAAATGCATACATGTCCACAATGTGGACTCAAGAAAACGACAATGCATGAGCTGAGAGTCCATATGAACTATCatacgaaggaaaaacaatttccatGTGAATTTTGTGAGCATGTCTTCTTAAATAAAG GCAATCTACAGAGACACATCAGAATCGTGCATCAGAAAATGAAGTCATACAACTGTACACACTGTAGTCAATCGTTCGGTAAGGCAGAGACCCTCAAACATCACATCATGACACACACCGGTGAAAAGCCGCACGCTTGTACGGTATGCGGTAAGCGCTTCATTCAGCTAGTGGCCCTTCGAAAGCATGCAAATGTACATGCAAAGAACGAAAGACGCATGACGAATCAAAGTCCCAGCACCGAATAG
- the LOC131289890 gene encoding kinesin-like protein costa, whose protein sequence is MNIPIKVLVRIAPATLGQADNKTSTQTINHHAQNQEEDENCLKCAGGRTFRFSHIFHEPISNQDLYFESIAGLKESVLEGYDFSVVTYGARGTGKTFTLYGCMNDNRTATNDGIVLWFVRDLFCRLKAHPERMFSISIAWSEITAEGDVIDVLENAAMVQCFSAEDTYALLGFGLQRRNEENHSILSLVLEQQWTSVGGLNQHRQSTVSFCDLCGTDREMIDGELVPADNGLRKLEDIVIHRNEQYNDSVLTAFLKDSFGGRAQTLLLLCATSSTIAESESTLRDFEFGERAEEIVNHVVMNTFSDNNVPIVSLNEEIGGTNANLDGLYFASQQWAKLLKNAECLFTKLFSTCELNQTERSQIEEWLYLKAECDDCFSSTDISIPAGTQPARACLGPIEEIDEVEDTSNTLHGSGKEHAFPSDNESDSDIGTHLTDVSDRIQGYIKAFQMKTNTLIMEKYQDFFQTHPLAVATAEEQVQNDRPADGTTVGNGAGAGAFHNPARRKSIFDSETVSSTELALMLPLKAESQPAVATAMDKKIDTLSSNLRICQASIESLHAQIEEIRRTIALKQKYITDLIENSETRSVAKSRFSKKKHKLEADYEKAKKQLRKAVVNGTDKEEINRLKSQTSHLEQRLKDLESIGFIAGESGHKKKKLQQSIKDSQKQLDVLQRMLKKELDRKETLERELEAAQKESRVARSNSNNTSAGALQELTTESKSKIRNMNERISHIEHVLKEKSSNLKKYVNKKSSEKESLRCEIRNLRRTRDHLVEQRCQLDRKLREEKMPSFDEERKLVECDEAIEAIDAAIEMKNELICGRRSIDTDESLQREKGEQMLMARLNKLSPDEMRTLLYKYFQKVVDLKEASRKLELQFIALEREKDAWEWQEKILTNTIRQTRLEKERSIVALQKQHETKLNLMLRHFAADTSASISSTIPDNALPPYHTQTAELVLGSGSTRYHHHHTVQYESDGGSSSEPLLAGHTSKQLAHYKAQHSAATVPVSGAGAGTTSALLTHHHHHGIGGTTAPIVVPLVEKDHRPKSKLFSKLQVLSRYHGSDKRKIFQADIPQQNLKQLQGASRPSLTKVTREKNKIIIQSDGGNK, encoded by the coding sequence ATGAACATACCGATAAAGGTGTTGGTGCGAATTGCACCAGCAACGCTCGGCCAGGCGGACAACAAAACGTCCACCCAAACGATAAACCACCACGCGCAAAACCAGGAAGAAGATGAAAACTGTCTCAAATGCGCCGGAGGGCGAACGTTTCGCTTTTCACACATCTTCCACGAACCGATCAGCAATCAGGACTTGTACTTTGAATCGATAGCTGGTTTGAAGGAATCGGTTCTCGAAGGATATGACTTCTCTGTCGTCACTTACGGTGCCAGAGGGACGGGCAAAACGTTCACCCTTTACGGTTGTATGAATGACAATCGCACAGCAACGAACGACGGTATTGTGCTTTGGTTTGTGCGCGATCTGTTCTGCCGTCTGAAGGCACATCCGGAGCGAATGTTTTCGATAAGCATCGCATGGAGCGAGATTACCGCCGAGGGGGACGTAATCGACGTGCTGGAAAACGCGGCCATGGTACAGTGTTTCTCGGCGGAAGACACCTACGCACTGCTGGGGTTCGGTTTACAGCGCCGTAATGAGGAAAACCATAGTATTCTCAGCCTCGTGCTGGAACAACAGTGGACCTCCGTAGGAGGCCTTAACCAACATCGCCAGTCGACGGTCAGCTTTTGCGATCTGTGCGGCACGGATCGAGAAATGATCGATGGGGAACTGGTACCGGCAGATAACGGCTTGCGCAAGCTAGAGGACATCGTTATTCATCGTAACGAGCAGTATAACGATTCCGTACTAACGGCCTTTTTGAAGGACTCGTTTGGTGGTCGGGCGCAAACCCTACTCCTGCTGTGCGCTACATCGTCTACCATCGCCGAATCGGAAAGCACACTGCGGGATTTCGAATTTGGCGAGCGTGCGGAGGAAATCGTAAACCATGTCGTGATGAACACGTTTTCCGACAACAACGTGCCGATTGTATCTCTCAACGAGGAGATCGGTGGCACGAACGCCAACCTGGACGGACTCTATTTTGCCTCCCAGCAGTGGGCGAAACTGTTGAAAAATGCCGAATGTTTATTCACCAAGCTGTTCAGCACGTGCGAGCTGAACCAAACGGAGCGAAGTCAGATCGAGGAGTGGCTCTACCTGAAGGCGGAGTGTGACGATTGTTTCAGCTCTACCGACATCAGTATTCCGGCTGGTACGCAACCGGCCCGCGCCTGTCTTGGCCCCATCGAGGAAATCGACGAGGTCGAAGACACGAGTAACACGCTGCACGGCAGCGGCAAGGAACACGCCTTTCCGTCGGATAATGAAAGTGATTCCGATATCGGTACGCATCTGACCGACGTCAGTGACCGTATCCAGGGCTACATCAAAGCGTTCCAAATGAAAACGAACACCTTGATCATGGAAAAGTATcaggatttttttcaaacacatccactTGCGGTGGCGACAGCGGAAGAGCAAGTGCAGAACGATCGTCCAGCTGATGGTACGACGGTCGGGAATGGTGCCGGTGCGGGCGCATTCCACAATCCAGCCCGCAGAAAATCTATTTTCGACAGTGAAACAGTCAGCAGCACCGAGCTGGCTCTTATGCTGCCATTGAAAGCGGAATCACAACCGGCCGTGGCGACGGCCATGGATAAAAAGATCGACACGCTTAGCAGCAATTTGCGCATCTGCCAGGCGAGCATCGAATCGTTGCACGCGCAGATCGAAGAAATCCGCCGAACGATCGCGCTCAAGCAAAAGTACATCACCGATCTGATCGAAAACAGCGAGACGCGCTCGGTGGCAAAGTCACGATTTAGCAAGAAAAAGCACAAGCTGGAGGCGGATTACGAGAAGGCTAAAAAGCAGCTCCGTAAGGCAGTCGTCAATGGGACGGATAAGGAAGAAATCAACCGACTGAAAAGCCAAACGTCTCACCTCGAGCAGCGTTTGAAGGACCTGGAGTCGATCGGGTTCATAGCGGGCGAATCGGGCcacaaaaagaagaagctGCAGCAATCGATCAAGGACTCGCAGAAGCAGCTGGACGTGCTGCAGCGCATGCTGAAAAAGGAACTCGACCGCAAGGAGACGCTTGAACGAGAGCTGGAAGCAGCTCAGAAGGAGTCGCGTGTGGCTCGCTCGAATAGCAACAACACCAGTGCGGGGGCGTTGCAGGAGCTTACGACAGAGAGCAAGAGCAAAATTCGCAACATGAACGAACGCATCTCGCACATCGAGCACGTGTTGAAGGAAAAGTCGAGCAATCTCAAGAAGTACGTCAACAAAAAGAGCTCGGAGAAGGAATCGCTGCGGTGCGAAATTCGTAATCTGCGCCGAACGCGCGACCATCTGGTCGAGCAGCGGTGCCAGCTAGATCGGAAGCTGCGCGAAGAGAAAATGCCCTCGTTTGATGAGGAGCGGAAACTGGTTGAGTGTGACGAGGCTATCGAAGCGATCGACGCGGCGATCGAGATGAAGAACGAGCTGATCTGTGGCCGTCGCAGTATCGACACGGACGAGAGCCTGCAGCGTGAAAAGGGTGAACAGATGCTAATGGCACGGCTTAACAAGCTGTCACCGGATGAAATGCGCACACTGCTGTACAAGTACTTCCAGAAGGTGGTGGATTTGAAGGAGGCTAGCCGCAAGCTGGAGCTACAGTTCATCGCACTCGAACGGGAAAAGGACGCCTGGGAGTGGCAGGAGAAGATACTCACCAACACTATTCGTCAAACGCGCCTGGAGAAGGAGCGATCGATCGTGGCTCTCCAGAAGCAACACGAGACTAAACTGAACCTGATGCTGCGCCATTTCGCAGCCGACACATCAGCATCGATTTCGAGCACGATCCCGGATAATGCGCTTCCGCCGTACCACACGCAAACTGCCGAGTTAGTGCTGGGATCTGGATCCACCCgttaccatcaccatcacacGGTGCAGTACGAATCGGACGGCGGTAGCAGCAGTGAGCCACTGCTAGCCGGGCACACTTCCAAGCAGCTCGCACACTACAAGGCACAGCACAGCGCAGCAACAGTTCCCGTATCGGGGGCAGGGGCCGGTACGACATCGGCCCTCCTTacccatcatcaccatcacggcATTGGCGGAACGACAGCACCGATCGTGGTACCGCTTGTGGAAAAGGACCACCGGCCAAAGAGTAAACTGTTTTCCAAGCTGCAGGTACTGTCGCGCTACCATGGCAGTGATAAGCGAAAAATTTTCCAGGCGGACATTCCGCAGCAGAATCTCAAACAGCTGCAGGGCGCATCGAGGCCCTCGCTGACGAAAGTAACGCgtgaaaagaacaaaattatCATCCAAAGCGATGGTGGTAACAAGTGA